The following DNA comes from Candidatus Nitrosotalea okcheonensis.
CTTTTCTTGTGCAATCTTGAGTGCCTCCTCTGCCACTTTTTTATGATCCTCAATTGGGCTCTTGTCGTCTAATATTCCCACAAAGCCCTTGCCTACTGCGGTGAGCTCAAACTCTGGCTCAAGCCTCTTTGATGATGTCATCTCGCCATAATGCCAAGAGCCCTTGATGAACTGTATCATGCAGACTTTGTGGTCATAGCCTACTGCGCGAAGAGCCATTCCAAGGGCTGCTGTTGTCTTTCCCTTTCCCTTTCCTGTGTAAACTATGACCAAACCCTTTGACATGAAATATTTTTTTGTGCGCTAGGTAAAAAGATTGGGTTGGAAAAAACCAAGGCAAAACCACAGCTTAAAATGTTGCATGACAAAAATTTGAGTACACAAATGGCTAAAAATTACAATTATGATGTACTAGTTGTAGGGGGAGGCCCGGCAGGCCTGTCAGCAGCGTGGGGTGCTGCAAAAAAAGGCCTCAGTGTTGCGGTGCTTGAAAGGGACGAGGCAATTGGACAAAATGTCAGGACAAGTGGTGTGACATGGATAAAGGAGGCAAAATCATTTGGAATTCCGTCCGAGTGTTACAACGAGATAAGCAACTATGCTTTCTACTCTCCAAATAATTATGTGATAAAAAAAAGTGAGACTGCCCAGGCAGCAGTCTTGGATGTGCGAAAGACATACCAGTTTCTTGCATATCAGGCTGCAAGTGAGGGGGCAGACATTTTTTTGCGGACCAATGTAACTGATGTAATAAAAAATGAAAAGGAAAAGTTAAGCGGTGTCAAGGCTACCTCGCTCAAAGAAGAACTGGTTTTTAATTCAAAACTTGTCATTGATGCAAGTGGTTTCTACTCTGTTGTTGGAAGATCTC
Coding sequences within:
- the cobO gene encoding cob(I)yrinic acid a,c-diamide adenosyltransferase, producing the protein MSKGLVIVYTGKGKGKTTAALGMALRAVGYDHKVCMIQFIKGSWHYGEMTSSKRLEPEFELTAVGKGFVGILDDKSPIEDHKKVAEEALKIAQEKINSKKYNIIILDEINYAVNLGLVNLKDVLEIISNKPDDVNLVLTGNHVKDEVIEKADLVTEMREIKHPFKSGIKAKKGIDF